A single region of the Brassica rapa cultivar Chiifu-401-42 chromosome A03, CAAS_Brap_v3.01, whole genome shotgun sequence genome encodes:
- the LOC103860054 gene encoding T-complex protein 1 subunit delta yields the protein MASKDKMIWTASGENMIASNIATKMEAIPPAAKHMVELLRSQDSAAREYWTRTVVVAIGGALLKQCVMLLISGIDASVISDALHKTAAKAVEILNAMAVNGGGAPVIELSRQLSAWAKVLHGMESNCVKSFVEALEAIPYTIDIVTELRNKHAQGHITNILEENVVQPLLVSASGITFAIEVITKVLNKLNARNSS from the exons ATGGCGTCAAAGGACAAGATGATTTGGACGGCTAGCGGAGAGAACATGATCGCTTCCAACATAGCAACGAAGATGGAAGCTATTCCGCCAGCGGCAAAGCATATGGTCGAGCTTTTAAGATCCCAGGATTCGGCTGCCAGAGAATATTGGACAAGGACGGTGGTGGTCGCTATTGGCGGTGCACTTCTCAAGCAGTGCGTAATGCTTCTCATTAGCGGGATCGACGCTAGTGTAATTTCAGATGCGCTTCACAAGACTGCCGCTAAGGCCGTTGAGATCTTGAACGCCATGGCTGTTAACG GAGGTGGTGCTCCAGTGATTGAGCTTTCAAGACAGCTTAGTGCGTGGGCCAAGGTTCTCCATGGGATGGAAAGCAACTGTGTCAAGTCATTCGTTGAAGCCCTCGAGGCTATCCCTTACACTATTGACATTGTGACTGAACTCAGGAACAAGCATGCTCAAGGTCACATCACTAATATCTTGGAGGAGAACGTGGTTCAGCCCCTTCTTGTTAGCGCCAGCGGGATCACTTTCGCAATTGaagtcataacaaaagttttgaaTAAATTAAATGCTAGAAACAGCAGCTGA
- the LOC103858014 gene encoding uncharacterized protein LOC103858014 isoform X1, which produces MSLHDSDSEDIREHEDRTAPSECDLAHAIPHGSSDLALKMSLMEKRLGSMELLHRDKPANYVVVEALEGLNLHIQHFAGKKTSIFIPIIKASLSNYCTLQEMQKTMLLTVEAYFTSLFVNDKLGRQVYEVCSLYSEIVRRDEANKEATAKELVAVAVKSIEAALESKSLTNQTIRQGMKGMITCLSNFYTREKMLEYMTSSTGLTAKQAEHLFNRHTGNDAVRREAYHKRAAMSAGIHAREKQAAAEPAKGGDPVPEIIKGLECDLKALANQKIQVIFQSLKTCLSQYYTLEEMKTHMSAAVEQYYTSLFVDDKLGREAYLEKSLRRAPARRHEAEEAAALLQSEEEAMASKLASQVTKELQDHIETNNDQGSRKMMECMITCLSSYFTLKEMQIYMSSRTDFQATSVEIWYTKQLAQRDPAAHEAYVAVSSRMESLRAQQQQHASTSYSGGEGK; this is translated from the exons ATGTCGCTTCACGATTCTGATTCCGAG GATATACGAGAACATGAAGATCGTACCGCACCATCCGAATGTGATCTAGCACACGCAATACCGCATGGAAGTTCAGACCTTGCCTTAAAAATGAGCCTTATGGAAAAACGCTTGGGGTCTATGGAGCTTTTGCACAGAGATAAACCAGCTAACTATGTGGTTGTAGAAGCTCTTGAAGGATTGAATCTTCATATTCAACACTTTGCTGGCAAGAAAACTAGCATCTTCATACCAATCATCAAGGCTTCTCTCTCAAACTACTGTACTCTTCAAGAAATGCAGAAGACGATGCTTCTTACAGTGGAAGCGTATTTTACAAGTCTCTTTGTTAATGACAAGCTTGGACGTCAGGTGTATGAGGTGTGTTCTCTCTATTCGGAAATTGTTAGAAGAGATGAGGCAAATAAGGAGGCCACAGCAAAGGAGTTAGTTGCAGTAGCTGTCAAGTCTATTGAAGCTGCTCTTGAATCAAAATCCCTTACCAACCAGACAATCAGACAGGGGATGAAGGGCATGATAACATGTCTTTCCAACTTCTATACCCGGGAAAAAATGTTGGAATATATGACTTCTTCAACGGGATTAACAGCCAAACAGGCGGAACACCTTTTCAATCGTCACACTGGAAATGATGCGGTGAGGCGTGAGGCTTACCATAAGAGAGCCGCCATGTCTGCTGGCATTCATGCGCGAGAAAAACAAGCAG CTGCTGAACCGGCGAAAGGAGGTGATCCGGTTCCAGAAATCATCAAGGGGTTAGAATGTGATCTGAAAGCTCTCGCCAACCAGAAAATCCAAGTCATCTTTCAAAGCCTCAAAACCTGTCTCTCACAGTATTATACGCTTGAAGAAATGAAGACACACATGTCTGCTGCAGTGGAACAGTACTATACAAGTttgtttgtggatgacaagctTGGACGTGAGGCATATTTGGAAAAATCTCTCCGTCGTGCACCTGCTAGAAGACATGAGGCAGAAGAAGCAGCAGCACTTTTGCAAT CTGAGGAAGAGGCTATGGCCAGTAAATTGGCTTCACAAGTTACCAAAGAGCTTCAAGATCATATTGAAACCAACAATGACCAGGGATCGAGAAAGATGATGGAATGCATGATAACGTGTCTGTCAAGTTACTTTACTTTGAAAGAAATGCAGATATACATGAGTTCGAGGACTGACTTTCAGGCAACATCTGTGGAAATATGGTACACAAAACAACTTGCTCAAAGGGATCCGGCGGCACATGAGGCCTATGTGGCAGTCTCGAGCCGTATGGAGTCTTTGAGagcacaacaacaacagcatgCAAGTACTTCATATTCTGGTGGAGAGGGGAAATGA
- the LOC103858014 gene encoding uncharacterized protein LOC103858014 isoform X2 has product MSLMEKRLGSMELLHRDKPANYVVVEALEGLNLHIQHFAGKKTSIFIPIIKASLSNYCTLQEMQKTMLLTVEAYFTSLFVNDKLGRQVYEVCSLYSEIVRRDEANKEATAKELVAVAVKSIEAALESKSLTNQTIRQGMKGMITCLSNFYTREKMLEYMTSSTGLTAKQAEHLFNRHTGNDAVRREAYHKRAAMSAGIHAREKQAAAEPAKGGDPVPEIIKGLECDLKALANQKIQVIFQSLKTCLSQYYTLEEMKTHMSAAVEQYYTSLFVDDKLGREAYLEKSLRRAPARRHEAEEAAALLQSEEEAMASKLASQVTKELQDHIETNNDQGSRKMMECMITCLSSYFTLKEMQIYMSSRTDFQATSVEIWYTKQLAQRDPAAHEAYVAVSSRMESLRAQQQQHASTSYSGGEGK; this is encoded by the exons ATGAGCCTTATGGAAAAACGCTTGGGGTCTATGGAGCTTTTGCACAGAGATAAACCAGCTAACTATGTGGTTGTAGAAGCTCTTGAAGGATTGAATCTTCATATTCAACACTTTGCTGGCAAGAAAACTAGCATCTTCATACCAATCATCAAGGCTTCTCTCTCAAACTACTGTACTCTTCAAGAAATGCAGAAGACGATGCTTCTTACAGTGGAAGCGTATTTTACAAGTCTCTTTGTTAATGACAAGCTTGGACGTCAGGTGTATGAGGTGTGTTCTCTCTATTCGGAAATTGTTAGAAGAGATGAGGCAAATAAGGAGGCCACAGCAAAGGAGTTAGTTGCAGTAGCTGTCAAGTCTATTGAAGCTGCTCTTGAATCAAAATCCCTTACCAACCAGACAATCAGACAGGGGATGAAGGGCATGATAACATGTCTTTCCAACTTCTATACCCGGGAAAAAATGTTGGAATATATGACTTCTTCAACGGGATTAACAGCCAAACAGGCGGAACACCTTTTCAATCGTCACACTGGAAATGATGCGGTGAGGCGTGAGGCTTACCATAAGAGAGCCGCCATGTCTGCTGGCATTCATGCGCGAGAAAAACAAGCAG CTGCTGAACCGGCGAAAGGAGGTGATCCGGTTCCAGAAATCATCAAGGGGTTAGAATGTGATCTGAAAGCTCTCGCCAACCAGAAAATCCAAGTCATCTTTCAAAGCCTCAAAACCTGTCTCTCACAGTATTATACGCTTGAAGAAATGAAGACACACATGTCTGCTGCAGTGGAACAGTACTATACAAGTttgtttgtggatgacaagctTGGACGTGAGGCATATTTGGAAAAATCTCTCCGTCGTGCACCTGCTAGAAGACATGAGGCAGAAGAAGCAGCAGCACTTTTGCAAT CTGAGGAAGAGGCTATGGCCAGTAAATTGGCTTCACAAGTTACCAAAGAGCTTCAAGATCATATTGAAACCAACAATGACCAGGGATCGAGAAAGATGATGGAATGCATGATAACGTGTCTGTCAAGTTACTTTACTTTGAAAGAAATGCAGATATACATGAGTTCGAGGACTGACTTTCAGGCAACATCTGTGGAAATATGGTACACAAAACAACTTGCTCAAAGGGATCCGGCGGCACATGAGGCCTATGTGGCAGTCTCGAGCCGTATGGAGTCTTTGAGagcacaacaacaacagcatgCAAGTACTTCATATTCTGGTGGAGAGGGGAAATGA